A part of Methanomassiliicoccales archaeon genomic DNA contains:
- a CDS encoding ATP-binding protein gives MVFKEDPWSWGSMRSVDITPDKSLIEKLGSVGFTPEEAISEFIDNALDAKYDNVSGSEIIPGKITVTIDLNHDSIEIRDTSAGILDFDNCLKAARSDKISGNTLGSFGLGLKTASMSLGRRLFIESKRIHEPIGHRTVLDIDEWKETSDWIIKVEDFDAPVSDHYTHIKIDRLHVDPLLYEEELIDGLAERFDAFLEEDVLEININGKTITPEKRIFLSEDDPSLINAIESTGLKNFKKRKVFKFNIGSMSISGWVDLLEKRSMSSKFGFHLYRGRRLITGYEKIGIRDHPSHANIFGHIYLPIDFPVSFTKNKVEVQRKEYKMLKDKMKEITSDHTRISSFMAQEKAPVVEPKVDKDLKKSLDVLTEALKECPALSGIFPEERRRALEREAHGFGEVPSETRRPPINETATRPVPKNSRARNPAKDKPKQLKDFWFVNLDGFKLKLYHDWIEIDEPRMWYSNLDQSDKIPELTVETNVSFEAYKLTTDKVFYATSNVIMALSRVVMSLADPSKLGNRDIVDLSEEIYLAWGRKIKSKIKESE, from the coding sequence TAAGAGTCTCATTGAGAAATTGGGTAGCGTTGGATTCACCCCAGAAGAAGCAATTTCTGAGTTTATCGACAATGCGCTGGACGCAAAATATGATAACGTTTCTGGTTCTGAAATTATACCTGGAAAAATCACCGTGACTATTGACTTAAATCATGATTCAATCGAAATAAGAGATACATCCGCTGGAATTTTAGATTTTGACAATTGTCTCAAAGCGGCCAGGTCTGACAAAATCTCCGGGAATACTCTAGGGTCTTTCGGTCTCGGTTTGAAAACAGCATCTATGAGCTTGGGGAGACGCTTGTTTATAGAAAGCAAAAGAATACATGAACCTATCGGCCACAGGACTGTTTTGGATATCGATGAATGGAAAGAAACTTCAGATTGGATTATAAAAGTCGAAGACTTCGATGCTCCCGTGAGCGATCACTATACTCATATCAAGATAGACAGACTGCATGTCGATCCATTACTATATGAAGAGGAGCTTATTGATGGACTCGCTGAAAGATTTGATGCTTTTCTAGAGGAGGATGTACTCGAAATAAATATCAATGGGAAGACTATAACACCAGAAAAACGAATTTTCCTATCAGAGGATGATCCAAGTCTAATTAATGCCATTGAATCGACCGGTCTTAAAAATTTCAAAAAAAGAAAGGTGTTTAAATTCAATATTGGTTCTATGTCAATATCAGGATGGGTCGATCTGCTTGAAAAAAGATCAATGTCGAGCAAATTTGGTTTTCATTTGTACCGAGGAAGGAGATTAATAACGGGCTACGAGAAGATAGGGATTAGAGATCATCCTAGTCATGCGAACATTTTTGGACATATCTATCTACCAATAGATTTTCCGGTTTCCTTCACAAAAAACAAAGTAGAGGTCCAAAGAAAAGAATACAAGATGCTTAAGGATAAAATGAAAGAAATAACATCAGATCACACGAGAATTAGTTCATTCATGGCTCAGGAAAAGGCACCAGTTGTTGAGCCAAAAGTCGATAAAGATCTAAAAAAGAGCCTTGATGTATTGACCGAAGCTTTGAAAGAGTGTCCGGCTCTCTCAGGTATATTTCCGGAGGAGCGACGAAGAGCCTTAGAAAGAGAGGCTCATGGCTTTGGCGAAGTTCCTTCCGAGACCCGAAGACCCCCAATTAATGAAACAGCAACTAGACCTGTTCCTAAAAATTCGAGGGCTAGAAATCCAGCGAAAGACAAGCCGAAGCAACTTAAGGACTTCTGGTTTGTAAATTTAGATGGATTTAAGTTAAAACTCTATCACGACTGGATAGAAATCGATGAGCCCAGAATGTGGTATTCTAATCTAGACCAATCAGATAAGATCCCAGAGCTAACAGTTGAAACGAACGTTAGTTTCGAGGCTTATAAACTAACTACAGATAAGGTATTTTATGCTACATCGAATGTAATAATGGCTCTTTCAAGAGTCGTAATGTCATTGGCGGATCCATCTAAACTTGGGAATCGTGATATAGTGGATTTATCCGAGGAAATATACCTTGCGTGGGGCCGAAAAATAAAGAGCAAGATCAAGGAGAGCGAATAA